A single window of Ammospiza caudacuta isolate bAmmCau1 chromosome Z, bAmmCau1.pri, whole genome shotgun sequence DNA harbors:
- the TMED7 gene encoding transmembrane emp24 domain-containing protein 7, whose translation MPPRGSRGPLPPLLLVWALAACAARASEITFELPDNAKQCFYEEIAQGTKCTLEFQVITGGHYDVDCRLEDPDGIVLYKEMKKQYDSFTFTASRNGTYKFCFSNEFSTFTHKTVYFDFQVGEDPPLFPSENRVTALTQMESACVSIHEALKSVIDYQTHFRLREAQGRSRAEDLNTRVAYWSIGEAIILLVVSIGQVFLLKSFFSDKRTTTTRVGS comes from the exons ATGCCGCCGCGGGGCTCCCGGGGGCCGCTGCCGCCCTTGCTGCTGGTGTGGGCGCTGGCGGCCTGCGCGGCGCGGGCCTCCGAGATCACGTTCGAGCTGCCCGACAACGCCAAGCAGTGCTTCTACGAGGAGATCGCCCAGGGCACCAAGTGCACCCTCGAGTTCCAG GTGATCACGGGGGGTCATTATGATGTTGACTGTCGGTTGGAAGATCCCGATGGCATTGTGCTGTACAAAGAGATGAAGAAACAATATGATAGCTTCACATTTACTGCATCCAGGAATGGAACATACAAGTTCTGCTTCAGCAATGAGTTCTCTACTTTCACACACAAAACTGTGTACTTCGATTTCCAGGTTGGAGAAGATCCACCACTGTTTCCTAGTGAGAACAGAGTAACTGCACTTACCCAG ATGGAGTCTGCGTGCGTTTCAATTCACGAAGCTTTGAAATCTGTCATCGACTATCAGACTCACTTCCGCCTGAGGGAAGCGCAGGGccgcagcagagcagaggatttAAACACAAGGGTGGCCTACTGGTCAATAGGGGAAGCAATCATCCTTCTTGTTGTTAGTATTGGGCAGGTATTTCTCCTTAAAAGCTTCTTCTCGGATAAAAGAACCACGACAACACGCGTTGGATCGTAA